CGGATTCGCCATGGGCACCGGAGCGCCCGATGTGTCCACGGTATCGCAATGGGCCTTCTAGGTTGCGGGTGATGCGTGCGCGACGCCGAGCGTGCGACACAATGTCGCGTGACAGTGCGCGACCTCAGCCACGACCGCCGCCGGGTCGTCGGTGACCGTAAGGGCCTCGACGTCCTCAAGCGAGAGCGTCCCAGCGTGGACGGCGGTCTCACGGAGCCAGTCCACAAGGCCACGCCAGTACGCGGTTCCCACGAGAATGATTGGAAACGACTCGAGACGGTTCGTGCGTCGGAGGTTCAGCGCCTCGAAGAGCTCGTCGAGCGTCCCGAACCCACCTGGAAGGATTACAAACGCGCAGCTGTACCGAACGAGCGCGAGCTTGCGGAGGAAAAAGTAGTGGAACGGTACGCGAAGCGTGAGGAAGGGGTTGGGCGGCTCGTCGAGCGGTAACTCGATCGTGAGACCGACAGACTGCGCACCGCTCTCCGATGCGCCTTGGTTTGCGGAGGCCATCAGACCCGGGCCACCACCCGTAATCACCGTGAATCCGGCGGCCGCAAGTGCGGCGGACACTTCGCGCGCGACGACGCCCCAGCGTGCCTCTGGCGCGGCCCGAGCGGAACCGAAGACCGTGACGCCATTGCGGACTCCGGCCAGTGCCTCGAAGGCATGACTCGCCTCAGCCGCAATGCGATGCACCCGATCCTGATCATCGGGACGGTTCGCGGCCACGAGCGCG
This is a stretch of genomic DNA from Gemmatimonas sp. UBA7669. It encodes these proteins:
- a CDS encoding TIGR00730 family Rossman fold protein, with amino-acid sequence MTTHSAAHALADLRLAALVAANRPDDQDRVHRIAAEASHAFEALAGVRNGVTVFGSARAAPEARWGVVAREVSAALAAAGFTVITGGGPGLMASANQGASESGAQSVGLTIELPLDEPPNPFLTLRVPFHYFFLRKLALVRYSCAFVILPGGFGTLDELFEALNLRRTNRLESFPIILVGTAYWRGLVDWLRETAVHAGTLSLEDVEALTVTDDPAAVVAEVAHCHATLCRTLGVAHASPAT